GAATTTCTTAATAGCCCAAATCCAATATTGACGATTACATCCTGCAAATATTAACCCCGGCATAGGTATTTTAAAAGTTGTATTTTCTAAGGAAATGCAATAACGTTGTGGTGGATAAAACTGCACTAACCATTCTCCTTTGTGGCATCTTCCCCACCTCACTGTATTTGCTGGTAAATAACCTGAGTCAATGGGTTCAGCAGCAAAAGCTTCTCTCAATGCAGCAGGAGCAATAAATTTGTAATTTGTCGCTTCTCCTTCTTTGTAAATTAGAAGATATTGTCCTGGCAAAAATAGCAGATGTGCTAGTGTTTCTGCATGAGTAGTTTGGTTGATAATTGAATGTGAGATATCACCAATGTTGAGTTGAGGTAAAATGTTAGCTAATTCCGTGCTTTGTTCCATAGTTTGATTACCTGTTTTCTATGGTCAATAGAAGATTCAATCCATTCTGAAAACTCCGTCATTTTCTGGCAATATGTTTGGCATAATTGCCATTGTTCAGCTAAATATTTCAGCACTGCTTGTTCCCAATCAAAGGAGACATATTCTTCATGGGTGACATCTAACCAAATACATTCTGTACTGTGGTCAATGATGGATATGACATCATAAAGTAGAGATAAAGGTGGTGCTGTTTGTTGACAAAGTGATGAAAGTTTATCCCAATTGATTTTATCCACCGTTACCAATTTATGAGGAATGAACCCAAAGCAAGAATTCCAATCTTCTTGAGGATGTCCATAACCTATAAGTGATAATAGAAATTGTTCTGTGAAACTGAGTTCTTCTAAACTCATTTCCCACCAATCTGTGTTTTGGGAGTAAACCGGAATTTCTGTGTATCTTTCTGTGCATTCCCGAAAATCTTCGTGGTAATCTATGGGAAATAACCACTCATTTACCAGTTCCAAAAACTCAATTTCTAAGTCACAGTAAACACTGGAATGTGAATGTTGTCTCAAGGGAGTTTTTGAGGATGACCATTCACTGGGAAACAGTTCTTTGTAGAGACTGAGGTAATTAATTTGTTCGCTGAGTTCTTCTAAATACCAAATTCCCTCTTGCACAGTTTGGGGAATCTGGTATTTTTTCAAAGACTCAGCAGCCATTTGATATTGAGACTGCATTAGAAGCCAGAAATTGGTATTTGTGAAGGTATAGGTGGAGATTTTTTGAGAATAGTTAAACTCTTGTCTAATTCAGTTTGCCATTCTCTCCCAGTGGTAATTGCTGTTTCTAGTTCATCTTGTAATAACAGCAGATTTTCGATATTCAGATGACCTTGAATTTCTAACATTTTGATTTGCCAACTTAATAGTAAAGCTGGGTTAAATTGATGTTCGCTGGTAATTAAGGTTTGGAGGATATCACCTAAACCTTTAGTACCTGCTTTTTTGACCATGCGAATTTGGGTGATTCCCTCTTTATCCGTTCGCGTAATTTCTGCATGAGCAATTTCTGGGTAGAATGGTGTCAGGGCATTGCGGAGAGTTTCGTCAGTAGCTGCAATTTCATCAGCTATGGGTATTTCTTGACCTTCAATCATTAAAATGTAAGGCATATTAAAACAGTGTTAATTGATTAGATGGGTTAGTTTTGTGAGTATTAGTTGGTGGTAAATCAGGAGGATTGACAATTTTGTTATTCTCTGATTGGTTGACAGATAATTTTTGTTTTTGAGCTTCTTTTTGTTGAGATTGTTCTGCTATTTGTGGTAAAATAGCTTTTAGTTTCGTGAGAACTTCAGCTATTACTGGATATTGTTCGATTTCATGCAGTGTACTAACTTGCATGACTGGTGGTTCTCCTTTGATTCCAGCCGTGATAAACACTTGTCGTAAATCGTGTTGTTTTGCTGGTAAAATTTGGATGCCTAAGATGATAGTGTTGCTGTCAAAATCAAATCTATCTTCTTTTTCAGATGCTACATTAACAACATCATTTTCTGTGAATGAGGTGGTGACATCAGTATCATTATCGTCAGTTTCTACATCTTCATCCACAATTTGTTGAGTTTCAATTTTTGACATAATTAGTAGTTAGGAAAGATTAGCTAAACGGTGTAAAATCTGCATATTCATCCCCCATTTCCTGAAAGATTGCCATTTGTATTCGCACTCCCCTGGTGTGTATTTAGCTGATAGCTGACTCCATTCTTCCCAAGCAGAAAGCAGGGTAGGATTGACTGATTTCAAAGCCATTCCCACCTTGATCCATGAATCATATTTATCTGCAAAGCGAGGATGAATAATTTCTAGTAGTAACAGTGCTGTTTCTGTATCCTCACCTGTAAATTCTGGATTTGTTGGTAAAAAGTTGCTGTTTTTGTGGTAATCTCTTTTTGGTGATTTCGCACGTTTGGTCATTTGTTCGATTATCCAAGATGGTGCGATCGCTATTTCTATTTGGTCAGGACGACAACCACTCAGCCAACGATAATAACCGGTTTGTGGATGAATACTGGGGGGAAGTATTGATGGTAGTTTAGTACCTCTAAATTCTAAAACTTCACCGGGGGCGGTGGTGATTTTACGGGATTTGAGTTTAAGGTGAGTGTTACCTGGTAATTTCAGTAAATATTGCGCCCTTCCTGGTCGTCCTGATGTAAATGCAACTGTAGTGGGTAGTGGTTGATGAGCGATAATTGCTGCATGGGCGCTGTATCCATCACAGTCTATGGCGATTAAAAATTCCTGGGAGTTTTGACCGCAAAGGACACCTATACCTGTGGGGGTTACTTTGTAAAAACCGTGATGGCGGTTTCTGATTGGTACTTTTTCATATTGCTGTAGTTGGTTCAGCAATGCTTGAGGAGACCAGGGATGTTGTTCCCATTGATACCCTAATGGTCTTTTTCCCTGAGTGGGGATGATAGGCCAGTGTGGGGGGAGTAGTTTGAGGGTATCAATCAGTTTTTGGGTTTGTGGTTTTTTTCAGCATGGGTTTTAATGGTGATTGGGGTTGCAAAGGAAACAAAAGTTGTTAAACCTAAATAATGTGCTTTTAGTGTATGATTTACTGCTTGTGCAAAGAGTGAAACAAACAACAGTAGTTAATTTAGTTGTTGATTTCTTCAGCTAAGTCTGCGTTAGCAGACTTACTATAAAATTCAGTAGATACAGTTGCTTTTATAGCCAAAACTCCAAAAATTGGATACGCTTGGTGAAGGGTATCAGATAGTGGCAATGGAAGTAAAAATTCAAACTCTCACTCCAATCTGGACAGGCGGTATTGAGTCCGGAAAGTGCGATCGCATTCACGAAACCGGACTGCTTGGTAGTCTGCGCTGGTGGATGGAGGTTCTGGTGCGCGGGATGGGGGGTGTGGTCTGTGATCCGACTGAGCAAAAATGCTCATACGATTCCAAGAAGCCTAACAATGGACTTTGTAAGGTCTGCGAAGTGTTTGGCGCAACTGGTTGGAAACGTCAGTTTCGTCTGGAGGTACAGGAGATTGAAATCTCTGATGCACAAATTAAGCATACTATTACAGCAGATCGAACTTATACAAATGATCAAGGTAAGCTAAAAACACCAACTTGGTATTTTCGAGATTCTAACCCTCCAAATGCCCCTAAAAATGGCACTTTTATTATTAAAATTCAAAGCTTCAATCCAAAATTCAAGCCTGAAATTATTGCTGGACTAATTCAATTTATTGCTGATTGGTCGGCTTTAGGAGCGCGTTCTCAGATGGGGTTTGGTGTAATTAAAATTGAGTGTGCTGGCATTATTGATACTCAGCCTCTATACGATTGGCTCATTCTCACTAACGGAAGTGAATCTGATAGAAAACTACCTTCGTTACAAAACATTTTTCTGGCAAAAATACATTCTAAAGATTCAAATTTTGATGAAAGAAGTACCTTTGATTTGAAATATGATTTACGACAACTTTTCAGATCAGATAAAAATATACGTCATTTTATTATGGGTACAGTTAAAGGTGATGTTATAGCCGCTAAAGTTAAAATATCTCGACCTTATAAAGATGAAAATGGAAATACAGTCATCCGTGTATGGGGTTATATTCCTCAACAAGCAGATATTTACAATACTATCTGGAATCGAGAAACGGTTGTAGAGAAAATTCAGGAACACTTGAAGAATAACCACAATCTAACCCTTTGGCGTGAAATAAACTCAGGTAGAGATTCTGAAACTGGAAAAATGATTGATGAAAAAGCCTTTCTGCAAAGCTTATTAAAAATATAGGAGGATGGCAATGCAGTATGATTACTATGCTTTTGAAAAAGAGCATTTAATTGATTCTTTGAATAAACTTGAACTAGCCTCAGAAAAATTTAAAAAAGGCAAAAGAGACAATAATAAAAGTGTGTGTGAACAAGCAGAAAACGAAATAAAGAAAGCTGCTACAGATGCTGTTAAAATTGAACCTCACTTATCCTACTTGTGGTATGAGGCTCTTAACTCTGATCTCAAAAATCCTGTTCGTGATGCTTGGCAAAAGAATCTCACTACAAAAAAAATACCAGAAGATTTTCGATTCATTCCCAATATTTCAGAACTTGAAAATTTACCAGCACTCAGTTTTATGCTGCGTGTACCTTTCAAACTACAAAAACCCTATTTGAGTAAAGATGATCGCTCCTTCCATTTACTTGATAATCCAGTACGTAAAGACAAGGTATTTCAAACCCCAATGGTTGCTTCAACAAGCTGGAAAGGGGCTTTACATAATGCAATGCTTCAACAATTGGCAGGGTGGTGGTGTGGTTTAGATGAAGGGGTAAGAAAACAACGTCAGCAAAAGAAAGAATTTGTAGCCAAAAGAGTTAGTATCGGGCGACTTTTTGGCACTGAAAAGGGATTTCAGATAGATGACAAAAAATTTGATAGTTATCTCGATAATCTTGGTGGTAGAGATTTGGCGCGTTTGTATCAGCGATACATTAGACGTTATCTATCTTCAACCGGGTTCTTTTCAGGTCGGCTTTATTTTTATCCAACGTTCTTTGATAAGATTGCCTTGGAAGTAATTAATCCGCATGATCGCAAAAAAAGTACAGGCAAAAATCCCATTTTGATTGAGTCAGTTCCAATCAGGGCAACAGGTAAGTTTATGATTTTGTACGTACATTTTGGTGCAATTGATGAGAGCCAAGTTGCTAAAGATTTAGAAATTGTGGCAGAAGGGGTAAAAGCGATGCTCACGGTTTATGGTTTTGGAGCAAAGACCAGTAGTGGTTTTGGAATTGTGGAGGATCAACTTGACAGTCAGGGAGAGTTAGCAATTCGGGCTGATATACCAGAGCTAAAGCCACCAGAACCAGAAGTAAAACCATCAGAACCCGATCTACCTCGCTATCTGGTTGCACCTGGACAAATAGATCCAGATTTTCTAAATCCTGATGGTACTTTCAAGTCTAAAGAACGATACTTACAAGGAAAGTCTGGGAAAAAAACTGGACAACTTTACGATAAGGCTAAAAAGTGGTGGGATAATGAACGGCCTATAGCTGAAACTGCGATATTAGAAATAATACCTGAACCTAAACTAACGCCAAAACCAGCTATGACTGAAGTTTCTTTTAATAAATTGAGTGAGTTAGGCGATCGCACCAAGGAAATAGCAAAGCATCTACACCAAAGAAAGGAAATCAGCCATGACTCATGATTTACAAGATTTAGCGGATAACCGTGACGCTTTGCTTTTAGGAGAAGTGGCTGCATTTCTACATGATTGGGATAAGTGTATTAAGCAGTGGATCAGCTTGGGGAAAAACTTTAATCCAAGTCAAACTACTCCCCGTGTCAAATCTAGTCTCGAAGGATGTTCTCTACAAGATCCACTTAATTTATCTACGGCAGATACTTCGCTTGCAAAAATAATAAAAGAAGGGAAAAATCCTTCTAAAGCTAAACTTTCTTTAGACTGGCGTATTAAATTATTAGGGAAATGTCATGATGTTGCTCATGTAGATAAGCCTGAAGAAGAACAAGGACTTAGAGAGGAAAGCAAGTTCATTGGGTCTATTTTTGGATTTGAGATTACACTAGGAGAAAATTCATCAAAACTTTTGGAAGCAGTTCAAAGTATTGATCAACGCGATATTTTTATTCATAACATAGAACAAGCATTTAATAATGCAGTTGGAGATACAAGGCGACCTCTTAATGAAGTAAGACTTTCAGAGTGGGGAGCAGCTACAGCAGCTTTTTGGAAAGCAATAGCCGCTCGATATATTTTAGAGAATAAAGTTACTGAAAATAACCTAAAGTGGCGTATTTTATCGGTTAGGTTTGATGGACTCAGTTTTTTAGAGAGATCACTAACTATTGGTGATTTGCACGGAAGAAAAAAATCATTACAACTAGCACTAAATTGTGTCCGTAGACTTTTGGAGGAAACTTACGCATTAGGAAATGAAGTATATCGAGATGAAAATGGTAGTGCTTTTTTAGTGCCAGAATTAGAGAATGATATTGATGGCAACCAATTGTTAAATCTTATTGAAAATCAAATCTTAAATAATGGGTGGAAACGTGAGTTTGAGATAAATGGAGAGCTAAAGCCTCAAGTTTATCTTACAAAATCACATGAAAAAGCTATTGTTCTACATGAAGCATTACAACAGGAATTACCTAACATAACTCCTTTTCAAGATTGTTCAGATATCTGGTGGCAATCAGAAATCTCTGACATCTGTACAGTTTGTGGTGTTCGTCCACAGGGATGGGGAGGAAATGATAAGAAAAAAAAGGAACAAGCAAAATCGAGAAATGTTTGCAGTATTTGCCTAGAAAGACGCAGTAACAGAGCAAAAATATGGCTACAAGACTTAACTAAAGAAGATATAGAAACTAGAGATACTATCTGGATTGATGAAGTTGCTGATAATAATGCTCGTTTAGCCTTAGTTGTTGGTCAATTTGATTTGAATGATTGGCTGAGTGGCGATATGATCAAAACTTTATTGGTTGTGTGTAGTCCAAGTGTTAAAGAACCAGAAAAAAAGCCATCTTTTGCTCGTATCCAGCGCGTTTGGCGTACCACTCAGCAGTTTTGGCAAACAGCACTAGCAGACACAAAACTACCAAAAATAAAAGGTCGTCTTAGCATTGAATTCAATAATATTGACCAGATTAAATTACAGTCTTTAGGTTCTTATGACCTGGTTCTAGGAACGACAAAACTAAGTGTTTTACATAATGATTGTAAGCTCATTACCACAGATAATCTTTGCTATGCTGCTAAGAAATTAGGTGCTAAATCTGAACAATACTCAAAAATTGAATTAGCTGCTGAATTTATTGCTGAACAGTTACGTTATCAACAATTCTTTATAGAAGAACCAACTGGATATGGAAGCTCTAATAAATTACCAGGTAAGTTAAATATTAATAATGTTGTATTTGAGGAACAAGAATACAGTCCTATAATTCCTATTCTCTCTGAACCTAGTACATTTATGGCTCTTGTTCCAGCAGAAAAATCTCTTGATGTAGTTGAGGTGATAAAAACAAAATATGAACGAGAAATGGGCAAAGTCCGTAACCGCTTACCCTTACATTTAGGTGTTGTCTACTTTGATCGTCGTACTCCCCTCCGGTCTGCTTTAGACGCTGGACGACAAATGTTGAGCTATAAATCTAGTAGTCAACAATTATGGCAAGTGCAATCAAAAACTCAAGGAACACTACCTCCTGAAAAACAGAAATTAGCAAATGGAACGAAGCAATTTGAAGAAACGATCACTATCAGCCTAATAAACTTAGTTGAAAGCGATACAGAGTTAATTCAAGGCGATCGCAAAATCACCTGGCACGTTCCTAACAAAATGGGAGATGGAACAACAGATGATAATTGGTATCCTTATGTTTTTGTAAAAACAAGCGATGATAGCGAAGTTAATGGACGATCGCGCAAAATCAAAAGTCAGCGACCTGGTACAACTGAACCCTGTTGGTTAGTTCACGCTGGGGATTTAAAAGAAGGCGACCAAATTTATTTCACCTCCTCCACCTTCGACTTTGAATACCTCGACAGCGCCGCCAGACGGTTCGATATTCACTACGACGAAAAAGACCGCCGTCCCCGCAAAACTCGCCCCTTCTACCTCGAAGGCCTAGACCGTATTCAAACACTCTGGGAAATTCTCAAAAACCTCGAAACCTCCCAGCGTCATCAGGTGATTTACAGCATTGAAGCCACCCGTGATATGTGGTACGGGGAAGATATAAAACAAGAATCATGGAAAGATAAAATATTTGAGCAGTTTGTCACTGATACACTAGCTAATGCAGCTTGGACTAAAGACTATAAAAAATGGATAGATATTCCTCAAGAAAATCGCCAGCTACTAATTAATGCAGCAGTGCGAGGAGAACTGGCAGACATAACAGACTTGTATATGGAAATTTTAAAAGAACGGTAAAACACTAATGGCAACTTACAAACGACAACGTTACCTATTTATGACTCTCGATCCTGTTCATATCGGTACAGGAGGCTATCGTTTAGGACGAGTTGATAATAGCATCGTGCGAGAACCAGGAACTAAAATTCCGAAAATTCCCGGTACAAGTTTACATGGTGCGGCGCGATCCTATGCAGCACAGTTATATGAAACCCCCGAAGCCGCAGGACAAGATCAAAAATATGTTAAAAATCCTGAAAATAACCCAATCTGTTACACCTTTGGTTATTTACATTCAGGTAATAGTGATAATCCACAAACTGGTAATCCAAACCCTAAAAAGAAAGAGATTGCTTACTCAGGTGTTGTAAATATTTTTGATGCTCACATTTTGCTATTCCCTGTGCATTCAATGGTCGGTCCCGTGTGGGTGAGTACGAGAGAGCGATTAGATGATGCAGGGTTTACTAACTTACCTGATGAGCCAGATAATCTTGAAACTGTTATTTTGAATTGGGATAATTCGGATAAACCTGATAAACGATTAAATCTAGGCTGGTTAATGCTGAATGCTGAGATAAAAGCAGAAATAGAAGCACCTCCTCAATGGCAAAATGATAAACGCTACAAAGCCATCAACAAAATTGTTATTGTTAAAGATGCTCTTTTTAGCCAAGTAGTAAATAGTAATTTAGAAGTCAGAACATCTGTCGCAATTAACCCAGAAACTGGTGCAGCCAACGATGGGGCATTGTTTACTTATGAAGCCATTCCCCGTGCTACTTTTCTTACCGCAGATGTTGTTTTAGATGATTACCGCAGTGGTGAAAAAGGATGGTCATTAGGTGAAATTAAGGAAACAGGTAAGCTTAAGGAAGATGGAACAAAAAATCCTTTACCCGGAGGTGCTTGGCAATGTCCATTATGCGTAGTTAAATCTGGTTTGAAAATGATTGAATGGCTGGGAGTTGGTGGTATGGGAACGCGGGGTTTTGGAAGAATGGCAATGATTGGCGATCCTAAGACTGTTGAACTTCAAGAACTATTTAACCCGTTGCAGAGTAATCAACAAACATCTTCTGGATCATCTATAGAAACTACTGAAGGAGGTCAAGCATGATGGCTAATCTTGATCGCCTCGCGGCACAACACGCACAATCAATTATTACTAATACCAAAAATCAAAAAGCTAGTGATATAGAAAATACAGTCACAAAAGCATTAGGTGTTTTACAAGAAGATGGCGTATATGCTTGTTTTCTTTATTTACTAGCTAAGGAAAAAGCTAATGGTCAAGCTGTAGTTCAAGAAATGCTAAATCTATTACAAGAACTAGGTTTTGAGTGGAATAAACCTCAAAAAAATGGAACCGATGATCTTACTTCCAGTGTTATACTCAAACATATTACTGATAATGTAACTCAAGATTTAGAACGATTATTACTTACAAAAGAAATATTAGAGCAAACGTTGATTTATGCTCGTTATGGTGCAAAAGCTCGTCAAGAAGAAACAGCAACAAATAATAATCAACAGGAGGAAAACCTTTGACTTGGAGAGCCTATCAAGTAGTTTTTAAACTCAAATCTCCTTTACATATTGGTTGTGGCAAAGTGGGGAATGTACAACGTACCCGTTCTTATTTGACTGGGCGTGTATTTTGGGGTGCATTGACAATGCGATTAACCCGTAATGGAACTGATGAACCTGCAACTGATACAAAACAGTATGAATGCTACGGCAAAAAAGTTGATGATAATTTAGCTTTCACTTACTTTTATCCTGCTATTGAATCAAATGGAAACTATACAGTTAAATGGCCTTGGGGAAGTGAAAACGAAAGTCTGTTTCGTCGCTGTTTTTTAAGTAGTTATGCCAGCACTGCTTTAGTATATCCTCAACAAGCAGCAGAGCCAGGATTATTACATGAAGTTGAGTTTATTTCACCTCATACTTTGGATGAGGGTAAACAGGTTTATCTAGTGGGATATGTGTTTGAAAAAGTTGAAAAAGAAGAGTGTGCGGTACAATGGAAAGAGGCTTGTTATCGTTTACAGATGGGAGGTGAGCGAGGTTATGGTTGGGGTGATGTTGCAGTAAAAGAAATAAAAGAAATAACAGAATCTGAAAAAATATTTAATGCCTATACTTGGACATCTGAAAATATCTCTATTGTAATTCAAGTAGTAGAAAATATAGAAAATAGCAGACTTTTAGCTCATACAGAAACTAGAAAAAAGTTATTAGTTCAAGGAGAAATTGAACCGTTGGTGGGTAGAGAATGGAAAGTAGCTAATCAAGCAGGAAAAAGTGTGGCATTTTCTGGACTATGTTGGACTCCAGGGAGTATGGTAAAGCAACCATCCGATTTTGTGATTCAAAAATTTGGCATCTGGAAGTTTAAGGAATAGATCCAATATTTCGAGTACCTGATTTACATAATTCCCACAAGGGAACTTCAATTTCAACCAAGAGAAAATTGTACAGCAATTTGCAAAAATAAAAACCTTAGTTCGGAAAATATAATAAAGGCATAAAAGCTTTGTTTTTAATTTAGTGCTGTTTAGAGTGATAATTTAGATACCTCTCTGGAAGATGTATTAAATTTCATACTGGCATCTATATTTTGTCTCAAAATACTTGTTTTGGGAGTATATTTATTTGCAATGATTTCCTTACGCCACTTTTCCAAATCATTCATTATCTCTCTCAATGGTGGTATTTTATTTAGCAAATCATCATCCTTTAAATTCTGTAAAACCAACAGTTTAAAATATAATTCCCTCTGTTCCCCCACAGAAAGCATCTCCTGAGACTTTTCAAGCTTATCTCTAATATCTGCTTTAACCTCTTCTACATTAATAAGAGAAGAATTAATATGAGAATTATCCCTTTCAACTTGCTGCCATACCTTTTTAAGTGCAGGATGTAAAGGAACTGGTATATCAGCAATATTCTTAACCTCCTTGCTACCATCCCTTGCTTTATCAACTAAACCATATTTCTCCAAATCAAACAAATGAGCATTGCGGGATATAAACTTCAACTGTGTTAAATCCCAATCACTAATATTCAGATAATCTACCTGCTTAATAATCCCTTCTGCCGTTTTCTGGAGAGTAAAAGATACCATTTCTTCTTGTTCACCCTGATGATTAGTTTTATATAGCTGCAAATGTGCCACCCCAGCTTCTACATCCCTGGATCTAGAAATCGTGTATTCACCTATAGTTAAAATATCAGTCTTCGCTTGTTGTAAAGCAGAATTGAGCAAACCCAAAACCTCAGTTTTTCTAAAACTTTCCAACGTTGCAAAAGTC
This sequence is a window from Anabaena cylindrica PCC 7122. Protein-coding genes within it:
- a CDS encoding RAMP superfamily CRISPR-associated protein, with translation MQYDYYAFEKEHLIDSLNKLELASEKFKKGKRDNNKSVCEQAENEIKKAATDAVKIEPHLSYLWYEALNSDLKNPVRDAWQKNLTTKKIPEDFRFIPNISELENLPALSFMLRVPFKLQKPYLSKDDRSFHLLDNPVRKDKVFQTPMVASTSWKGALHNAMLQQLAGWWCGLDEGVRKQRQQKKEFVAKRVSIGRLFGTEKGFQIDDKKFDSYLDNLGGRDLARLYQRYIRRYLSSTGFFSGRLYFYPTFFDKIALEVINPHDRKKSTGKNPILIESVPIRATGKFMILYVHFGAIDESQVAKDLEIVAEGVKAMLTVYGFGAKTSSGFGIVEDQLDSQGELAIRADIPELKPPEPEVKPSEPDLPRYLVAPGQIDPDFLNPDGTFKSKERYLQGKSGKKTGQLYDKAKKWWDNERPIAETAILEIIPEPKLTPKPAMTEVSFNKLSELGDRTKEIAKHLHQRKEISHDS
- a CDS encoding RAMP superfamily CRISPR-associated protein; the encoded protein is MTWRAYQVVFKLKSPLHIGCGKVGNVQRTRSYLTGRVFWGALTMRLTRNGTDEPATDTKQYECYGKKVDDNLAFTYFYPAIESNGNYTVKWPWGSENESLFRRCFLSSYASTALVYPQQAAEPGLLHEVEFISPHTLDEGKQVYLVGYVFEKVEKEECAVQWKEACYRLQMGGERGYGWGDVAVKEIKEITESEKIFNAYTWTSENISIVIQVVENIENSRLLAHTETRKKLLVQGEIEPLVGREWKVANQAGKSVAFSGLCWTPGSMVKQPSDFVIQKFGIWKFKE
- the cmr1 gene encoding type III-B CRISPR module RAMP protein Cmr1 yields the protein MEVKIQTLTPIWTGGIESGKCDRIHETGLLGSLRWWMEVLVRGMGGVVCDPTEQKCSYDSKKPNNGLCKVCEVFGATGWKRQFRLEVQEIEISDAQIKHTITADRTYTNDQGKLKTPTWYFRDSNPPNAPKNGTFIIKIQSFNPKFKPEIIAGLIQFIADWSALGARSQMGFGVIKIECAGIIDTQPLYDWLILTNGSESDRKLPSLQNIFLAKIHSKDSNFDERSTFDLKYDLRQLFRSDKNIRHFIMGTVKGDVIAAKVKISRPYKDENGNTVIRVWGYIPQQADIYNTIWNRETVVEKIQEHLKNNHNLTLWREINSGRDSETGKMIDEKAFLQSLLKI
- a CDS encoding prokaryotic E2 ligase family D protein; this translates as MEQSTELANILPQLNIGDISHSIINQTTHAETLAHLLFLPGQYLLIYKEGEATNYKFIAPAALREAFAAEPIDSGYLPANTVRWGRCHKGEWLVQFYPPQRYCISLENTTFKIPMPGLIFAGCNRQYWIWAIKKFEQNSPLFYAPLPNVMENGSICFGENSVPNCSPENIMQVWQLFWDSAFNQDSVQGKSKSYPENVLSHLQQLHNNKSKRYPTRDLVPWGNKTITTAIEEIIS
- a CDS encoding bifunctional DNA primase/polymerase — its product is MIDTLKLLPPHWPIIPTQGKRPLGYQWEQHPWSPQALLNQLQQYEKVPIRNRHHGFYKVTPTGIGVLCGQNSQEFLIAIDCDGYSAHAAIIAHQPLPTTVAFTSGRPGRAQYLLKLPGNTHLKLKSRKITTAPGEVLEFRGTKLPSILPPSIHPQTGYYRWLSGCRPDQIEIAIAPSWIIEQMTKRAKSPKRDYHKNSNFLPTNPEFTGEDTETALLLLEIIHPRFADKYDSWIKVGMALKSVNPTLLSAWEEWSQLSAKYTPGECEYKWQSFRKWGMNMQILHRLANLS
- a CDS encoding CRISPR-associated protein Csx11 encodes the protein MTHDLQDLADNRDALLLGEVAAFLHDWDKCIKQWISLGKNFNPSQTTPRVKSSLEGCSLQDPLNLSTADTSLAKIIKEGKNPSKAKLSLDWRIKLLGKCHDVAHVDKPEEEQGLREESKFIGSIFGFEITLGENSSKLLEAVQSIDQRDIFIHNIEQAFNNAVGDTRRPLNEVRLSEWGAATAAFWKAIAARYILENKVTENNLKWRILSVRFDGLSFLERSLTIGDLHGRKKSLQLALNCVRRLLEETYALGNEVYRDENGSAFLVPELENDIDGNQLLNLIENQILNNGWKREFEINGELKPQVYLTKSHEKAIVLHEALQQELPNITPFQDCSDIWWQSEISDICTVCGVRPQGWGGNDKKKKEQAKSRNVCSICLERRSNRAKIWLQDLTKEDIETRDTIWIDEVADNNARLALVVGQFDLNDWLSGDMIKTLLVVCSPSVKEPEKKPSFARIQRVWRTTQQFWQTALADTKLPKIKGRLSIEFNNIDQIKLQSLGSYDLVLGTTKLSVLHNDCKLITTDNLCYAAKKLGAKSEQYSKIELAAEFIAEQLRYQQFFIEEPTGYGSSNKLPGKLNINNVVFEEQEYSPIIPILSEPSTFMALVPAEKSLDVVEVIKTKYEREMGKVRNRLPLHLGVVYFDRRTPLRSALDAGRQMLSYKSSSQQLWQVQSKTQGTLPPEKQKLANGTKQFEETITISLINLVESDTELIQGDRKITWHVPNKMGDGTTDDNWYPYVFVKTSDDSEVNGRSRKIKSQRPGTTEPCWLVHAGDLKEGDQIYFTSSTFDFEYLDSAARRFDIHYDEKDRRPRKTRPFYLEGLDRIQTLWEILKNLETSQRHQVIYSIEATRDMWYGEDIKQESWKDKIFEQFVTDTLANAAWTKDYKKWIDIPQENRQLLINAAVRGELADITDLYMEILKER
- the cmr4 gene encoding type III-B CRISPR module RAMP protein Cmr4; translated protein: MATYKRQRYLFMTLDPVHIGTGGYRLGRVDNSIVREPGTKIPKIPGTSLHGAARSYAAQLYETPEAAGQDQKYVKNPENNPICYTFGYLHSGNSDNPQTGNPNPKKKEIAYSGVVNIFDAHILLFPVHSMVGPVWVSTRERLDDAGFTNLPDEPDNLETVILNWDNSDKPDKRLNLGWLMLNAEIKAEIEAPPQWQNDKRYKAINKIVIVKDALFSQVVNSNLEVRTSVAINPETGAANDGALFTYEAIPRATFLTADVVLDDYRSGEKGWSLGEIKETGKLKEDGTKNPLPGGAWQCPLCVVKSGLKMIEWLGVGGMGTRGFGRMAMIGDPKTVELQELFNPLQSNQQTSSGSSIETTEGGQA